A segment of the Sander lucioperca isolate FBNREF2018 chromosome 7, SLUC_FBN_1.2, whole genome shotgun sequence genome:
TAGTTTATCTTTTTTAGGTTGAACATCCCACCCTTTGTGCCCGCCAGGACCGTACTGGAAGGCCTTGAGTCAGAAGATTTATGTGAAAACGAGAAGCCTGTAAAAAATGAGACCACAGACACAAAGGTGAAAGAACCCAGAGAGACTCACATTTTTCAGATCATCAGATGCTCAACAATGACTGTTTTATGTTTTCTAACAGTCAGTGCCTTTCTTTTTATCTGTGCACAAGACCTCAGACGGTGCTAAACAGAAACGGGTGAAAGGGGAGACGGGCGACCTGCTCAGACTGTGTCATACAGTTCCTCTAGAGGTGGTGAACTTAGGTTGGTTATCACGTGTTTGCTGTGAGCTTTGAGTGAAAGCCTTAAATATACAATTAGATTTTCCTGCGAAATGCCTACTGTTTCTGACACGTTTTGTGTCTTAGGTGGAAAGGGCTACGACCCCCAGAAAACAGACTACTCTGACTTTAAGGCATGGCTGCAGTGTTACTGCGTGGATGGAATGAAATCTATCGGGGACCACAATGGCAGAACTATGTGGTTTAAAGTGAGTTAATAGGAAAATCCCATATTTTAATCTCTGGCACAGAATATTATATATCATTGATTCTTATGCCTACCGTTCCAATTTCAGGGAGATCCCGGCCCCATGGCTCCTAAAGGTATTTGAATACACGAAACTGAGAACTTAAGCCGAAATGTAACTGAGAATAGTCAATGCATAAACTGAGCCGTCTTTTTTTCACTCAATAGATTCAAAGTCACCCAAGGCAAAAAAGAGAGCAAAGAAAGAAGATGGCCATGATTATTACACAGACAAGAAAAAGGTCACAAATCAgtcacttttattttttggttGAGAAGTGATGAATTCTACAGATACAACTCTTAACACAAGTTTGATTTCATTAGGTGGCCAGCAAACGCTCAGAAAGTACATCAAAGAAGAAACAGGAAAGTGTGACTAAAATcccaaagaaagaaaagaaaggatgTCCGAAGGAAGCCGGAACCAAGAGAAGAAAGGCTGTAAAGTCCAGAGAAGTAACTGAACCTCAACATGAAAAGAGATCAACTGCACGTAAGAGGAAGAGCAGCAGTGCAGAGCCAACTGCAGGTGTGCTCATGATATTCTCTCAAAatgaaaaacgtttttttttcctactgGGGGAGtatttgaaagaaaatgaaacagaATTTTAATCTCATAATCGTCCTTGTTGCAGGTCCACAGAGGCGGCGCGGGAGAGTGACCAGACAGAacagtaaataaaaagaaaagggagGCAGACCATTTAGGACTGTTTTTATACTATTTAAtatgtttaaataaaacatgtttctaCAAAATTGATGCACAGTAATGCACATTATTTTTGACTAGCTCAAAAAAATTAGCTAATTACGTAGCAAAGTCTACTTTGAAGTCTCCTAATAAACTGCAGTACCAGATGATATAGAGTTTCTACCCTTAGGACCAAAGTGTTGTGACGACCCTgatgtttggtaaattgctgcATCTTTTACAAGATGAGGAGAAGTGACACAATTTGAAAGGGGCTGAAGTTCAAAGTAATTCCTTCTGATGTAATGTGGGCTGGCCGGGCAGCGTCATGTCTTTCCAGGAGATCACAACTGAAAGGGAgagggggggcggggggagAGTTTTGTTCTTAAGACAATCCAACATAAAAGATGCCATGCAGCAGGCAACACtacaaaaatagaaatactcacTGCCAGGCTTCCCTGACCGGAAGGGTGGTGCAGAGAGTTGCAGTCACGCTGCTCCCATGGGCCTCGTAGAGTCGGACTACAAGTGCCCTCTTCCTTTCCTCAGCCTGTTAATGGTAAATAGAGTAAACAGCCATTAGAAGGCTGAGTGGATTAAGTCAAGCTAGGTCAAGTTTAGCATTTGATGGGATACCTGTTTAATGGTCTCAAGGATGACTGCTGCGGTGCTgatggagaaggcactccaggGCTCAGTGTCGGGAGTGCACTGGAATGACCTCAAAGGGAAGTTGAGGTTGTATGCACACTGGATGACGGAGGCATCTTGGAAGGATCCTATattacaaaacagaaaacatgttACAAGTTCCACAGTCAG
Coding sequences within it:
- the neil1 gene encoding endonuclease 8-like 1 isoform X1 → MPEGPELHLASLYVNKMCAGVVFTGPVRKSEVSKNPDVPFTCEAYRITATSRGKEVKLTLTPMKSDDPKERVKAGQADQPMDIVIRFGMSGYFRFTTEDELPKHAHLRFYSKETPCRVLSFVDARRFGSWQPNGTWQSDRGPCIMFEYKSFREKVVSHLSDRAFDKPICEVLLNQKYFNGIGNYLRAEILFRLNIPPFVPARTVLEGLESEDLCENEKPVKNETTDTKTSDGAKQKRVKGETGDLLRLCHTVPLEVVNLGGKGYDPQKTDYSDFKAWLQCYCVDGMKSIGDHNGRTMWFKGDPGPMAPKDSKSPKAKKRAKKEDGHDYYTDKKKVASKRSESTSKKKQESVTKIPKKEKKGCPKEAGTKRRKAVKSREVTEPQHEKRSTARKRKSSSAEPTAGPQRRRGRVTRQNSK
- the neil1 gene encoding endonuclease 8-like 1 isoform X2, which gives rise to MPEGPELHLASLYVNKMCAGVVFTGPVRKSEVSKNPDVPFTCEAYRITATSRGKEVKLTLTPMKSDDPKERVKAGQADQPMDIVIRFGMSGYFRFTTEDELPKHAHLRFYSKETPCRVLSFVDARRFGSWQPNGTWQSDRGPCIMFEYKSFREKVVSHLSDRAFDKPICEVLLNQKYFNGIGNYLRAEILFRTVLEGLESEDLCENEKPVKNETTDTKTSDGAKQKRVKGETGDLLRLCHTVPLEVVNLGGKGYDPQKTDYSDFKAWLQCYCVDGMKSIGDHNGRTMWFKGDPGPMAPKDSKSPKAKKRAKKEDGHDYYTDKKKVASKRSESTSKKKQESVTKIPKKEKKGCPKEAGTKRRKAVKSREVTEPQHEKRSTARKRKSSSAEPTAGPQRRRGRVTRQNSK